A region of Anopheles merus strain MAF chromosome 2R, AmerM5.1, whole genome shotgun sequence DNA encodes the following proteins:
- the LOC121601246 gene encoding LOW QUALITY PROTEIN: 5-oxoprolinase (The sequence of the model RefSeq protein was modified relative to this genomic sequence to represent the inferred CDS: deleted 2 bases in 1 codon) has translation MEGGKYNFAIDRGGTFTDVLCITPDRTVRTLKLLSVDPANYPDAPTEGIRRILQQETGRALTVDGLIDTGLIGWVRMGTTVATNALLERAGDPVALVVNRGFRDLLQIGNQARPNIFQLNIQKPANLYREVIEIDARLVPAQEASCQLGEASAGWRRLTGAADSTHLEMVPLDEQDLRSKLEEVRAAGINSLAIVLAHSYACPEHELCVGRIAQELGFQHVTLSHQAMPMCRLVARGFTACAEAYLTPHVERYLDGFRSGFRDQLRGADVLFMQSDGGLTRMEHFRGARAILSGPAGGVVGYAVTGMRDAGDDDPAAGPPPPLIGFDMGGTSTDVSRYAGTYEHVIESTTAGVTIQAPQLDINTVAAGGGSRLFFRSGLFVVGPESAGAHPGPTCYRKGGPLTVTDANLILGRLLPEYFPAIFGPNENEPLDYEATRAAFEELRMEINEHLASAGEEAGGGPLSLEQVAMGFVRVANEAMCRPIRALTQARGYDTSRHVLACFGGAGGQHACSIARQLGMARVVMHKYAGILSAYGMALADVVYETQEPCGLELCPDNRAALKERLHALSARCVEQLEAQGFALADEGSISLEPYLHLRYEGTDCALMCAPDRVVENADHTVYGFGDFGRTFRDRYRSEFGFVLEGRRILVDDIRVRGCGRASLFTEPDIAEATGPLSEKTTVAYFEEGSGQAPPGRLVTPVYDCAKLRYGHRVDGPAILIDRLSTIVIEPGSRALVTRRGDLTIEIGTGANARPRVDERLDAVQLSIFNHRFMSIAEQMGRVLQRTSISTNIKERLDFSCALFGPDGGLVSNAPHIPVHLGAMQETVQYQLRRRGGTLKPGDVLLSNHPQAGGSHLPDLTVITPVFAPGEALPVFFVASRGHHADIGGITPGSMPPHSTSLAQEGAAFKSFLLVDGGVFQEEAIVARLTRPAPGVPGAAGTRNLSDNLSDLRAQIAANQKGIQLVSELIDAYGLSVVQAYMGHMQQNAELAVRDMLRTIAQEARERTGSAVLEAEQQMDDGTPIRLVVRIDERHGSAVCDFTGTGPEVSGNCNAPRAITLSALIYCLRCMVGHDVPLNQGCLAPIEVIIPPGSILDPSDGAAVVGGNVLTSQRVVDTVLAAFGTCAASQGCMNNVTIGDEGWGYYETVAGGSGAGPGWHGTGGVHTHMTNTRITDPEILELRYPIVLRRFTLREDGSGGAGQFRGGEGVHRELLFRKPMTLSVLTERRTLRPYGMAGGMPGKPGLNLLIRAGPRGQPGHRAVNIGGKTAVQVGPGDIFSMKTPGGGGYGVPLDDDDGPRPTLSDHQQQRQLAAAAAIVSVGSSKAFMERGSVYEYRMAQESV, from the exons ATGGAGGGTGGAAAGTACAACTTTGCCATCGACCGCGGCGGCACCTTCACGGATGTGCTGTGCATTACGCCCGACCGTACGGTGCGCACGCTGAAGCTGCTGTCCGTCGATCCGGCCAACTATCCGGACGCACCGACCGAGGGCATCCGGCGCATACTGCAGCAGGAGACGGGCCGTGCGCTGACGGTGGACGGGCTGATCGACACCGGGCTGATCGGGTGGGTGCGGATGGGCACTACCGTGGCCACGAACGCGCTGCTCGAGCGGGCCGGCGATCCGGTGGCGCTGGTCGTGAACCGGGGCTTCCGGGATCTGCTGCAGATTGGCAATCAGGCGAGACCGAACATTTTCCAGCTG AACATCCAAAAACCGGCCAACCTGTACCGCGAGGTGATTGAGATCGATGCCCGCCTGGTGCCGGCCCAGGAAGCATCCTGCCAGCTCGGGGAAGCCTCCGCCGGTTGGAGACGGCTTACAGGTGCGGCCGATTCCACCCACCTGGAAATGGTGCCGCTGGACGAGCAGGATTTGCGGTCCAAGCTGGAGGAGGTACGGGCCGCCGGCATCAACTCACTCGCCATCGTGCTCGCGCACAGCTACGCCTGCCCCGAGCACGAACTGTGCGTGGGCCGGATCGCCCAAGAGCTCGGCTTCCAGCATGTCACGCTGTCGCATCAGGCGATGCCCATGTGCCGGCTCGTTGCCCGTGGGTTCACTGCCTGCGCGGAAGCGTACCTAACGCCCCACGTCGAGCGCTACCTGGACGGGTTCCGGAGCGGGTTTCGGGATCAGCTGCGCGGCGCCGACGTGCTGTTTATGCAGAGCGACGGTGGCCTCACGAGGATGGAACACTTCCGTGGCGCACGTGCCATTCTAAGCGGTCCGGCCGGTGGTGTCGTGGGGTACGCAGTGACCGGGATGCGCGATGccggggacgatgacccagcAGCCGGTCCCCCACCACCGCTGATCGGGTTCGATATGGGCGGCACGTCGACGGACGTGTCGCGGTACGCGGGAACGTACGAGCACGTGATCGAGAGTACGACGGCAGGCGTTACGATACAGGCGCCCCAGCTCGACATCAACACGGTGGCGGCGGGCGGCGGCTCGAGACTGTTCTTCCGCTCCGGGCTGTTTGTGGTGGGGCCAGAGTCGGCCGGCGCCCACCCGGGACCCACCTGCTATCGCAAGGGTGGCCCGCTGACCGTTACCGATGCGAACCTCATCCTCGGTCGGCTGCTGCCCGAGTACTTCCCGGCCATTTTCGGCCCGAACGAGAACGAACCGCTCGATTACGAGGCGACGCGGGCCGCGTTCGAGGAGCTGCGCATGGAAATCAACGAACATTTGGCGTCGGCCGGAGAGGAAGCCGGCGGTGGCCCACTGTCGCTCGAGCAAGTGGCGATGGGCTTCGTGCGCGTCGCCAACGAAGCCATGTGCCGGCCGATCCGGGCGCTGACGCAGGCCCGCGGGTACGACACGTCGCGCCACGTGCTGGCCTGCTTCGGTGGGGCGGGCGGGCAGCACGCGTGCAGCATTGCCCGCCAGCTCGGCATGGCGCGCGTGGTGATGCACAAGTACGCCGGCATACTGTCCGCGTACGGGATGGCGCTGGCGGACGTGGTGTACGAGACGCAGGAGCCCTGCGGGCTGGAACTGTGCCCGGACAATCGGGCGGCGCTGAAGGAGCGGCTCCACGCGCTGTCGGCGCGCTGCGTGGAGCAGCTAGAAGCGCAAGGGTTCGCGCTGGCGGACGAAGGATCGATCAGCCTCGAGCCGTACCTGCACCTGCGCTACGAGGGCACGGACTGTGCGCTGATGTGCGCTCCGGACCGGGTCGTCGAGAATGCGGACCACACCGTGTACGGGTTCGGCGACTTTGGGCGCACGTTCCGCGACCGCTACCGGAGCGAGTTTGGCTTCGTGCTGGAGGGCCGACGCATCCTGGTGGACGATATTCGCGTGCGCGGCTGTGGCCGGGCGTCCCTCTTCACCGAGCCGGACATCGCGGAGGCAACGGGACCG CTATCGGAGAAGACGACCGTGGCGTACTTCGAGGAGGGCAGTGGCCAGGCGCCGCCCGGTCGACTCGTCACGCCCGTGTACGACTGTGCCAAGCTGCGGTACGGCCATCGGGTGGATGGGCCGGCCATCCTCATCGACCGGCTATCCACGATCGTGATCGAGCCGGGGTCGCGGGCGCTCGTTACCCGGCGCGGCGATTTGACGATCGAAATCGGCACCGGCGCGAATGCACGCCCGCGGGTCGACGAACGGCTGGACGCGGTGCAGCTGAGCATCTTCAACCATCGGTTCATGAGCATTGCCGAGCAGATGGGGCGCGTGCTGCAGCGCACCTCCATCTCGACCAACATCAAGGAGCGGCTCGACTTCTCCTGCGCCCTGTTTGGCCCGGACGGTGGGCTCGTCTCGAACGCTCCGCACATCCCGGTCCATCTCGGCGCGATGCAGGAAACGGTCCAGTATCAGTTGCGCCGGCGCGGTGGCACCCTGAAGCCGGGCGATGTGCTGCTTTCGAACCATCCGCAGGCCGGTGGGTCCCATCTGCCCGACCTGACCGTCATTACGCCCGTGTTTGCGCCCGGTGAAGCGCTGCCGGTGTTTTTCGTCGCGTCACGCGGCCACCATGCCGACATTGGCGGGATAACGCCCGGCTCGATGCCGCCGCACTCGACGTCGCTCGCGCAGGAGGGAGCCGCCTTCAAGTCGTTCCTGCTCGTGGACGGCGGCGTGTTCCAGGAGGAAGCGATCGTGGCCCGGCTAACGCGCCCGGCGCCCGGTGTCCCCGGGGCGGCCGGCACGCGCAACCTCTCCGACAATCTGTCCGACCTGCGCGCCCAGATTGCGGCCAACCAGAAGGGCATCCAGCTCGTGTCGGAGCTGATCGACGCGTACGGGCTGTCGGTGGTGCAGGCGTACATGGGCCACATGCAGCAGAACGCCGAGCTGGCGGTGCGCGACATGCTGCGCACGATCGCGCAGGAGGCGCGCGAACGCACCGGGTCGGCCGTGCTCGAGGCGGAGCAGCAGATGGACGACGGGACGCCGATCCGGCTGGTGGTGCGCATCGACGAGCGGCACGGTTCGGCGGTGTGCGATTTCACCGGCACCGGGCCGGAGGTGAGCGGCAACTGTAACGCCCCGCGCGCCATCACCCTCTCCGCGCTGATCTACTGTCTGCGCTGTATGGTCGGGCACGATGTGCCGCTCAACCAGGGCTGTCTGGCGCCGATCGAGGTGATCATCCCGCCCGGCTCCATCCTCGACCCGTCGGACGGGGCCGCCGTCGTCGGGGGCAATGTGCTGACGTCGCAGCGCGTCGTCGACACGGTGCTGGCCGCGTTCGGCACGTGCGCCGCGTCGCAGGGCTGCATGAACAACGTCACGATCGGGGACGAGGGCTGGGGCTACTACGAGACGGTCGCGGGTGGCAGTGGTGCCGGCCCGGGCTGGCACGGTACGGGCGGTGTGCACACGCACATGACCAACACGCGCATCACCGATCCGGAGATACTGGAGCTGCGCTATCCGATCGTGCTGCGCCGGTTTACGCTGCGCGAGGACGGCAGTGGTGGTGCAGGGCAGTTCCGCGGCGGGGAAGGTGTCCACCGGGAGCTGCTCTTCCGCAAGCCGATGACGCTGTCCGTGCTGACCGAGCGGCGCACGCTGCGACCGTACGGCATGGCGGGCGGCATGCCGGGCAAGCCGGGCCTGAATTTGCTGATCCGTGCCGGGCCGCGCGGACAGCCGGGCCATCGGGCGGTCAACATCGGCGGCAAGACGGCGGTACAGGTCGGGCCGGGCGACATCTTCTCGATGAAAACGCCGGGCGGCGGCGGGTACGGCGTGCCGctggacgacgacgatgggccgCGGCCGACGCTGAGcgaccatcagcagcagcggcagctggcggcggcggccgccatCGTGTCGGTCGGCTCGTCCAAGGCGTTCATGGAGCGCGGCAGCGTGTATGAGTACCGGATGGCGCAGGAGTCGGTGTGA
- the LOC121589829 gene encoding cell wall protein IFF6-like → MRVATPVVVAGGAEAHETTNGGGASTTAPLSDSRPVSRSASDEASKDGMVASKEERADVAKDDGKDPASVISNDNGPSENNGTLDKQHHDKAATVNSNGNGGGQANQAAAGSDGGAGSPAELSGNRERRSPSIPNSNAGAATPAATTAAPLAPTTGNSKGGGGGVQGDTATTLDEVALPAPPPPPPTSKRDRRTSGPAVSDAATEGAGGGAGAENGKKGTLLHGASERKGETESVLNNGARGAAGGDNDTIASKSSPPAGVNETMNGNSNGSGAGGGASAAPATPLALQ, encoded by the exons ATGCGCGTAGCAACACCGGTCGTGGTAGCCGGTGGTGCCGAAGCACACGAAACGACAAACGGCGGTGGAGCCAGCACGACGGCACCACTGTCAGACTCGCGTCCCGTCTCACGCAGTGCCAGCGATGAAGCCTCCAAGGATGGCATGGTGGCGTCGAAGGAGGAACGGGCCGATGTGGCGAAGGACGACGGCAAGGACCCGGCGTCCGTTATTTCCAACGATAATGGACCGAGCGAGAACAACGGCACGCTCGACAAGCAGCACCACGACAAGGCTGCGACGGTCAACAGCAATGGCAATGGAGGTGGACAGGCCAATCAAGCGGCCGCCGGATCGGACGGTGGTGCAGGCAGCCCGGCGGAACTGAGCGGGAATCGTGAGCGACGATCACCGTCCATCCCAAACAGCAACGCCGGAGCGGCCACACCGGCAGCCACCACCGCAGCCCCGCTGGCGCCGACCACAGGTAATAGCAAGGGTGGAGGCGGTGGAGTACAGGGTGACACAGCAACAACGCTGGATGAAGTGGCACtcccagcaccaccaccaccaccacccacgtCCAAGCGCGACAGACGAACGTCCGGACCCGCAGTGTCGGACGCAGCGACGGaaggtgctggtggtggtgctggtgcagaAAATGGGAAGAAAGGCACGCTGCTGCACGGTGCCAGCGAGCGGAAGGGGGAAACCGAAAGCGTACTAAACAATGGTGCCCGGGGAGCGGCGGGAGGCGATA ACGACACGATAGCAAGCAAATCCTCACCACCGGCTGGCGTGAACGAAACGATGAACGGAAACAGTAACGGCAGTGGTGCTGGTGGAGGTGCCAGTGCCGCACCCGCAACCCCGCTAGCATTGCAGTAA